CAGATAGCGCATCCCGGCTGGTGCGCTGGCCTGGCGGTTGCGCCCGTCGGCCTTGGCCTGGTAGAGCGCGGCGTCGGCACCGGCCAGCAGTTGCTGCGCCTCGTCGCCCTGGGCCGGCAGGCATACGGCCACGCCCAGGCTCACCGTGACATGCGGAGCCACCGCCGAGGTGGCGTGCTCCAGCTGCAATTCCTCCACGGCGTGCCGGATGGCTTCGGCCTTGGCCTGGGCGCCGGCCAGGGTGCTGCCGCCCAGCAGGCAGGCGAACTCCTCGCCGCCGTAGCGCGCCGCCAGGTCGTGCGGGCGTGCGGCGTGGCGCGCGATGGTGGCTGCCACCGCCTGCAGGCAGGCATCGCCTGCCGGATGGCCATAGTGGTCGTTGTAGCGCTTGAATTGGTCGATATCGATCAGCAGCAGCGCCAGCGGTTCGCTGCAGCGGATGGCGCTGCGCCACTCCACGTCCAGCGCCTCGTCGAAGCGGCGCCGGTTGGCAATGCCCGTCAGGCCGTCGATGAAGGCCAGGGCGCGCAGGCGGTCACTCTGGGCCTTGAGCGTCAGGTGGGTGCGCACGCGCGCCCGCACCACGGCCGGGTTGACGGGCTTGCTGATGAAGTCCACGCCGCCGGCCTCCAGCGCGGTCGTCTCCTCCTGCGGACTGCTCAGGCTGGTGATGAAGATGACCGGGATGTCCGCCGTCAGCGGCTCGGCCTTCAGGCGGCGGCACACCTCCAGGCCGTCCATGCCGGGCATGACGATGTCCAGCAGGATCATGTCCGGCAGGCGTTGGCTGCGGCAGAACTGGAGGGCCTGCTCGCCGCTGGTGGCCATGAAGACCTCATGGTCGCCCTGGAAGATGCGGTGCAGCGTCTGGATGTTGATGGGCTGGTCGTCCACGATGAGCAGGCGTGCCTTCGGGATCGCGGTCGGGGTGTCGGGCAGCGGGGGCGCCGTGTGTTGGGGATCGAAGCTCATGGAAGCTGGTTCAGCCAGGAAGTGATCAGGGTGCGCGCCTGGGGGAAGTCGAGCTGGCGCACGCTGTCCTGCACTGCGGCGAGGCGCTGCGAGTCGCTGCTGACGAGCGCCTGGGCCAGCTCCAGCGCGCGCATGTTGTTTTCTGCCAGCAGGCGGTCGAGGGTCTGCAGGCGTTGGCGCAGATCGTCCGTTGCCGCCGCGTCCGGGGCGGCGGCGCCGGCTTGAGCGGCCTGCTCGTGCTCCTGCACATGTATCTGGCAGGTCTGCTGCAGACGGGCAATGCTGCGGTCAAGGGTCTGCTGCAAAAGCTCCAGGGTCTGCTGCAGGGCCGGCGCTTCGGCGCCCTGGTCGATCAGCGCCTGCGCTGCTGCGCACTGCCGGGCCAGGGCGCTGGCGCCGAGCGTGGCCGCCAGGCCCTTGAGGGTGTGCAGGATGCGGTGGGCGGCGCTGCGGTCGCCCTGCAGCAGCGCCTGGTGGGCCTGCCTGGCACTGCCTTGCTGCTGCCGGGCGAAGTCCTGCACCAGCCGGGCGTGCAGGCTGCGGTCGCCACCCAGGCGCTGCCAGGCGGCAGGCAGGTCGAGTTCATCCGCACGGAGCAGGGCGGCAGCGTCATGCTCCGGCGCAGTTGGGGCGGGCAGGGCTGCGGCGGTGTGCTGCGGGCTGTCTGCCTCGTCGGGGCGCCCGCACTGGCGCAGCACGGCGGCCACCAGGTCGGCCCGATCCACGGGCTTGGCGATGTGGTCGTCCATGCCCACGGCCAGGCAGGCCGCCCGGTCGGCCGGCTGGGCATTGGCGGTCATGGCGATGATGGGCAGCGTGCCGCTCAACTCGGCGCGGATGCGGCGCGTGGCCTCGTAGCCGTCCATGACCGGCATCTGGATGTCCATCAGCACGGCGTCCGGCAGGCTGCCCTGGCGCAGCGCTGTGCGGATGTGCTCCACGCCCTCCAGGCCATTGACCGCCACGCTGACGCGGGCACCGGCCTGCCTCAGCAGTTCGCAGGCCACCTGCTGGTTCAGCGGGTTGTCCTCCA
This portion of the Melaminivora jejuensis genome encodes:
- a CDS encoding diguanylate cyclase domain-containing protein, giving the protein MSFDPQHTAPPLPDTPTAIPKARLLIVDDQPINIQTLHRIFQGDHEVFMATSGEQALQFCRSQRLPDMILLDIVMPGMDGLEVCRRLKAEPLTADIPVIFITSLSSPQEETTALEAGGVDFISKPVNPAVVRARVRTHLTLKAQSDRLRALAFIDGLTGIANRRRFDEALDVEWRSAIRCSEPLALLLIDIDQFKRYNDHYGHPAGDACLQAVAATIARHAARPHDLAARYGGEEFACLLGGSTLAGAQAKAEAIRHAVEELQLEHATSAVAPHVTVSLGVAVCLPAQGDEAQQLLAGADAALYQAKADGRNRQASAPAGMRYLAWLEQRG